The following proteins come from a genomic window of Lachnoclostridium phytofermentans ISDg:
- the mreB gene encoding rod shape-determining protein — protein sequence MLGCDIGIDLGTASVLVYIKGKGVVLKEPSVVAFDRDTNKIKAIGEEARLMLGRTPGNIVAVRPLRQGVISDYTVTEKMLKYFIQKAVGKQRFRKPIISVCVPSGVTEVEKKAVEDATYQAGARDVAIIEEPIAAAIGAGIDISRPCGNMIVDIGGGTTDIAVISLGGTVVSTSIKIAGDDFDEAIVRYMRKKHNLLIGERTAEDIKIKIGSAYRRPEVVAMDVRGRNLVTGLPKTISVTSEETEEALKETTSQIVEAVHSVLEKTPPELAADIADRGIVLTGGGCLLYGLEELIEEKTGITTMTAEDPMTAVAIGTGKYVEFLSGKKD from the coding sequence ATGTTGGGTTGCGACATCGGAATCGATTTAGGAACAGCTAGTGTTCTGGTATATATTAAAGGTAAAGGCGTTGTATTAAAGGAGCCTTCCGTAGTTGCCTTTGACAGAGATACAAATAAAATAAAAGCAATTGGTGAAGAAGCTAGACTAATGCTTGGTAGAACACCTGGAAATATCGTTGCGGTACGTCCATTACGTCAGGGTGTTATCTCCGATTATACAGTAACTGAAAAAATGTTAAAATACTTCATCCAGAAGGCAGTTGGTAAGCAACGTTTCCGTAAACCAATTATTAGCGTTTGTGTACCAAGTGGAGTAACAGAAGTAGAAAAGAAGGCAGTAGAAGATGCAACTTATCAAGCAGGTGCTAGAGATGTTGCTATTATAGAAGAGCCTATCGCAGCAGCAATTGGTGCTGGTATTGATATCTCAAGACCATGCGGTAATATGATTGTAGATATTGGTGGTGGTACAACTGATATCGCAGTTATTTCCTTAGGAGGAACGGTAGTTTCTACCTCAATTAAGATTGCAGGCGATGACTTTGATGAAGCGATTGTTCGTTATATGCGTAAAAAGCATAATTTATTAATTGGTGAAAGAACAGCGGAAGATATTAAGATTAAGATTGGTTCTGCTTACCGCAGACCAGAAGTTGTAGCCATGGATGTTAGAGGACGTAACCTTGTTACAGGTCTTCCAAAAACAATTTCTGTTACTTCAGAAGAAACAGAAGAGGCATTAAAAGAAACTACTTCTCAGATTGTAGAAGCAGTTCATAGTGTACTTGAAAAAACTCCACCGGAATTAGCTGCAGATATCGCAGATCGTGGTATTGTATTAACAGGTGGCGGTTGTTTATTATATGGGCTAGAAGAATTAATCGAAGAAAAAACTGGTATTACAACAATGACTGCAGAAGATCCTATGACAGCAGTAGCAATTGGTACTGGTAAGTACGTTGAATTTTTAAGTGGTAAAAAAGACTGA
- a CDS encoding flagellar hook-basal body protein, whose product MVRGLYTGWTGMENEQKRLDIISNNLANSATVGYKKEGVTNQSFDDVLTLKIRDESENFTDKRIGKMTLGVKLGEVYTDYTQGSLRETGNTFDFAIEGSGFFKMEVLDKDGNSKERYTRAGQFLMDKEGYVVDVNGNHLMSEGGYLQVPTDASQIVIDLQGNVFADGAQVDKLVVTDFENYDYLKKFGESMYEAVDGARVKDTAAGIRQGYTEQSNVNVVSEMVNMIAITRAYEANQKVLQSIDGTLELAANSIGKI is encoded by the coding sequence ATGGTTAGAGGTCTATATACTGGTTGGACTGGTATGGAAAATGAACAAAAGCGTCTAGATATCATATCAAACAATTTAGCGAATTCCGCTACTGTTGGATATAAAAAGGAAGGCGTCACAAATCAATCCTTCGATGATGTTCTAACGTTAAAAATTCGAGATGAATCCGAGAATTTTACTGATAAGAGAATTGGTAAAATGACACTTGGAGTGAAGCTTGGTGAAGTTTATACTGATTATACACAGGGTTCTTTAAGAGAAACTGGGAATACATTTGATTTCGCAATTGAAGGTTCTGGATTTTTTAAGATGGAAGTGTTAGATAAGGATGGTAATTCAAAAGAACGCTATACCAGAGCCGGACAGTTTTTAATGGACAAAGAGGGTTATGTTGTAGATGTGAATGGAAATCACCTCATGAGTGAAGGGGGTTACCTTCAGGTGCCAACAGATGCCAGCCAAATCGTCATTGATTTACAGGGTAACGTGTTTGCAGATGGCGCACAGGTGGACAAGTTAGTCGTAACAGATTTTGAGAATTATGATTATCTAAAAAAATTTGGCGAGTCTATGTATGAAGCAGTAGACGGTGCTAGAGTAAAAGATACAGCTGCTGGTATCCGTCAAGGATACACAGAGCAGTCTAATGTCAATGTTGTTAGTGAAATGGTAAATATGATTGCAATTACAAGAGCTTATGAAGCAAATCAGAAAGTACTTCAATCCATAGACGGTACATTAGAATTAGCTGCAAACTCAATAGGTAAAATCTAA
- a CDS encoding flagellar hook-basal body protein: protein MMRALWTGASGMISQQTSLDTISNNLSNINTAGYKKENAQFSSLLYSKIQSKVTDSEGKVKPVIGQVGSGVRVTGIVSSFTQGTLQESNNDWDLAISGNGLFSVRDSDGNTAYTRNGSFHIAIGAEGVTLASADGYPVLNTKGQPVVFNNNWDISKVTMDEYGNLMYPDANNIAQRTGIQIGLTQFVNPAGLEKAGGSLFYETESSGAPLKEVENNNLKQSKIHTGYLEASNVQTADEIVNLIVTQRAYEMNSKVITAADEMLQQANNLRR from the coding sequence ATGATGAGAGCACTTTGGACTGGGGCATCGGGTATGATTTCTCAGCAAACATCTTTGGATACCATATCAAATAATTTATCAAACATTAATACTGCTGGATATAAAAAGGAGAACGCACAATTTTCTTCCTTGTTATATTCTAAAATACAAAGTAAAGTAACGGATAGTGAAGGAAAAGTAAAACCTGTTATAGGACAGGTTGGTTCTGGTGTCAGAGTAACTGGTATCGTATCCTCCTTTACTCAGGGAACTTTACAAGAAAGCAACAATGATTGGGATCTTGCGATTTCAGGTAATGGTTTATTTTCTGTTCGTGATTCCGATGGCAATACCGCATATACTAGAAATGGTTCCTTCCATATCGCAATAGGTGCAGAAGGAGTTACCTTAGCTTCCGCTGACGGATATCCGGTATTAAATACAAAGGGACAGCCAGTTGTATTTAACAACAATTGGGATATCTCGAAAGTAACGATGGATGAGTATGGAAACTTAATGTATCCTGATGCAAATAATATTGCGCAGCGTACTGGAATTCAAATCGGTCTTACTCAGTTTGTTAATCCTGCTGGATTAGAGAAAGCCGGTGGAAGTTTATTTTATGAAACTGAAAGCTCGGGAGCTCCTCTTAAGGAAGTGGAGAATAATAATCTAAAACAAAGTAAGATTCATACTGGATATCTCGAAGCATCCAATGTACAAACTGCGGATGAAATTGTGAATTTAATTGTGACACAGAGAGCTTATGAGATGAATTCCAAAGTAATTACAGCTGCAGATGAGATGTTGCAGCAAGCGAATAACTTACGTCGTTAA
- a CDS encoding rod-binding protein, translating into MSISVGSDAMFQTLTQTAQSTSKTSKLENSLVKDVKTASDEELMESCKSFENYLVEQVMKQVKNTIAKSDDDENEYMSYFGDMLYQSYAKDITESGQLGIAKQLYEAMKRDQNT; encoded by the coding sequence ATGAGTATTTCCGTTGGAAGTGACGCAATGTTTCAGACATTGACCCAAACTGCACAAAGTACATCAAAAACATCAAAGTTAGAAAACAGCCTTGTCAAAGATGTTAAGACTGCATCGGACGAGGAACTAATGGAGTCCTGTAAGAGCTTTGAAAACTATTTAGTAGAACAAGTTATGAAGCAGGTAAAGAATACCATTGCGAAGAGCGATGATGATGAAAATGAGTATATGTCCTACTTTGGCGATATGTTATACCAAAGCTATGCTAAGGATATCACAGAATCCGGTCAATTAGGGATTGCAAAGCAGCTTTATGAGGCAATGAAGAGAGATCAGAACACTTGA
- the recD2 gene encoding SF1B family DNA helicase RecD2 codes for MAEELKGYVERIVYRNAENGYTVLSLSAEEDEVTCVGTFSFVNEGEYLSLTGSYTAHPLYGEQFQVSSYEMKEPEDLLSIERYLGSGAIKGVGTALAARIVRKFKEKTFVIIEEEPERLSEVKGISDKLAREIYRQFSEKREMRSAMLFLQQYGISLNLAVKIYKQYGERMYEVIKENPYRLAEDISGVGFKIADEIASRIGIRTDSDYRVKAGILYNLLLASGNGHVYLPMHSLVGKTCEMLMVEADTVKRHITSLALEKKLVVKESGEEQHVYSTSFYYMELNVANMLSDLSISYDISPAQVETRLAKIEQETNLELDEMQRYAVMEAVRSGLLIITGGPGTGKTTTINTILRFFEAEGMDMLLAAPTGRAAKRMKETTGYEASTIHRLLELTKGMDDKDGRMSFERNELNPLEADVIIIDEMSMVDISLMHSLLKAITVGTRIILVGDVNQLPSVGPGNVLRDMIESKAFPVVMLKKIFRQASESDIIVNAHKINSGEHITLDNKSKDFFLLKRDDVNVIISVIISLVRDKMPKYVNASVYDIQVLTPMRKGELGVERLNQVLQQYLNPSSQEKKEKEHFGGIFREGDKVMQVKNNYQIAWETKSRYGITIDSGTGVFNGDTGVIKEINLFAEELTVEFDEGRLVTYPFSQLEELELAYAVTIHKSQGSEYPAVVLPIYSGPRMLFNRNLLYTAVTRAKQCVTIVGSDNMVQSMIDNESELKRYSGLQSRIMERKQILS; via the coding sequence ATGGCAGAAGAGTTAAAAGGATATGTAGAGAGAATTGTATATCGAAATGCTGAAAATGGTTATACTGTACTAAGTCTCTCCGCAGAGGAAGATGAAGTGACCTGCGTTGGCACATTTTCTTTTGTGAATGAAGGAGAATATCTTTCTTTAACCGGTAGCTATACTGCACATCCATTGTATGGTGAGCAATTTCAGGTGAGCTCCTATGAGATGAAGGAGCCAGAGGACTTACTATCGATCGAACGTTACTTAGGGTCCGGTGCAATCAAAGGAGTAGGAACCGCATTAGCCGCACGTATTGTTCGTAAATTTAAAGAAAAAACATTTGTGATTATTGAAGAAGAACCGGAACGTCTTTCTGAAGTGAAGGGGATCAGTGATAAGTTAGCAAGAGAGATTTACAGGCAGTTTTCCGAAAAGAGAGAGATGAGAAGTGCTATGCTATTTCTTCAACAATATGGCATCTCCTTAAATCTTGCAGTAAAAATCTATAAGCAGTATGGAGAGCGTATGTATGAGGTTATAAAAGAGAATCCATATCGCTTGGCAGAAGATATTAGTGGAGTAGGTTTTAAGATTGCAGATGAAATCGCCTCTAGGATAGGAATTCGAACTGACTCAGACTATCGCGTAAAAGCAGGTATCCTTTATAACTTATTGCTTGCAAGCGGTAACGGACATGTATATCTTCCAATGCATAGTTTGGTAGGTAAAACCTGTGAGATGCTTATGGTGGAAGCAGATACGGTTAAGAGGCACATTACCTCTCTCGCTCTTGAAAAAAAGCTGGTAGTAAAAGAATCAGGGGAAGAACAGCATGTTTATAGTACATCTTTTTACTATATGGAGTTAAATGTTGCGAATATGCTTTCTGATCTTAGTATATCCTATGATATCTCCCCAGCTCAAGTTGAAACGAGACTTGCAAAAATTGAACAGGAAACAAATCTGGAGCTAGATGAAATGCAACGCTATGCTGTGATGGAGGCTGTCCGCAGCGGGTTATTAATTATAACCGGTGGTCCTGGTACTGGTAAAACTACAACCATTAATACAATACTTCGCTTTTTTGAAGCAGAAGGGATGGATATGCTTCTAGCAGCGCCTACTGGACGAGCTGCAAAGCGTATGAAAGAAACGACTGGTTATGAAGCAAGTACGATCCATCGTTTATTGGAGCTTACGAAGGGAATGGACGATAAGGATGGTAGGATGAGCTTTGAACGTAACGAGCTAAATCCTCTTGAGGCGGATGTGATTATCATCGATGAGATGTCGATGGTTGACATCTCGTTAATGCATTCTTTATTAAAAGCGATTACGGTTGGCACCAGAATAATCTTAGTTGGTGACGTTAACCAGTTACCTAGCGTTGGACCGGGTAATGTACTGCGAGATATGATTGAATCGAAGGCATTTCCAGTTGTTATGCTAAAAAAGATTTTTAGGCAGGCATCCGAAAGTGATATTATCGTAAATGCTCATAAGATCAATTCCGGAGAACATATTACCTTGGATAATAAGAGTAAGGATTTCTTTTTGCTAAAAAGAGATGATGTTAATGTAATTATTAGCGTAATTATCTCTCTAGTTCGCGATAAGATGCCCAAGTACGTGAATGCTTCTGTTTACGATATTCAAGTACTTACGCCGATGCGAAAAGGAGAACTTGGTGTAGAAAGATTGAATCAAGTATTACAACAGTATCTAAACCCTTCCTCCCAGGAGAAAAAGGAAAAGGAACATTTCGGTGGAATCTTTCGTGAGGGTGATAAGGTTATGCAGGTGAAGAACAATTATCAAATCGCCTGGGAGACCAAAAGCCGTTATGGTATTACAATTGATAGTGGGACTGGTGTATTTAACGGCGATACAGGAGTAATTAAAGAAATTAATCTTTTTGCAGAGGAGTTAACGGTAGAGTTTGATGAAGGACGTCTGGTTACCTATCCATTTAGTCAATTAGAGGAATTAGAACTGGCTTATGCAGTGACGATTCACAAATCACAGGGTAGTGAATACCCAGCGGTTGTTCTACCTATATACAGTGGGCCAAGGATGTTATTTAACCGAAACCTTTTATATACAGCGGTTACAAGAGCAAAGCAATGCGTTACTATCGTTGGTAGTGATAATATGGTGCAGTCAATGATTGATAACGAAAGTGAGTTAAAGCGTTATTCGGGTTTACAGTCTAGAATTATGGAAAGGAAGCAAATATTAAGCTAG
- a CDS encoding nucleotidyltransferase family protein: MNKTTLVIMAAGIGSRYGGGIKQLEKVGPSGEIIMDYSIYDAIEAGFSKVVFIIRHDLEKDFKEIIGSRIEKEIEVEYVYQELDKLPAGFSKPEDRTKPWGTGQAVLCCKGVVNEPFAVINADDYYGKEAFVKVQNFLRNVDTYNKENEYCMAGFVLGNTLSDNGIVTRGVCNVDESGYLSHVEETFGIEKQGDVAVGKDGNGNPVTITLDSSVSMNMWGFIPNFLQELETGFIDFLQGLDKNNTKAEYLLPNVVGKMVSEDRAKVKVLRTNDKWFGVTYKEDKQLVVDSILELIAQGKYPNKLFN; the protein is encoded by the coding sequence ATGAATAAGACTACATTAGTAATTATGGCAGCAGGTATTGGTAGCCGTTACGGAGGAGGAATCAAGCAGCTTGAAAAAGTCGGACCAAGCGGCGAGATAATTATGGATTACTCTATCTATGATGCGATAGAAGCGGGATTTAGCAAAGTCGTATTTATTATTCGTCATGACCTTGAGAAGGATTTTAAAGAAATCATCGGAAGTCGTATTGAGAAAGAAATCGAAGTAGAGTATGTATATCAGGAACTTGATAAACTTCCAGCAGGTTTTTCAAAACCAGAAGACCGTACAAAACCATGGGGTACTGGACAGGCTGTATTGTGTTGCAAGGGTGTAGTAAATGAACCATTTGCAGTTATTAATGCTGATGACTATTATGGAAAAGAAGCGTTTGTAAAGGTTCAGAATTTCTTAAGAAATGTCGATACTTATAACAAGGAGAATGAATACTGTATGGCAGGATTTGTTCTTGGTAATACCTTAAGTGACAATGGTATTGTAACAAGAGGTGTATGTAATGTAGATGAATCTGGTTACTTATCCCATGTAGAGGAAACCTTTGGGATTGAGAAACAGGGTGATGTAGCAGTTGGTAAGGATGGCAATGGTAATCCTGTAACGATTACATTAGATAGTTCTGTATCTATGAACATGTGGGGATTTATACCAAACTTCCTACAAGAGTTAGAAACTGGATTTATTGACTTTTTACAAGGCCTTGATAAAAATAATACAAAAGCAGAATACCTATTACCAAATGTTGTTGGCAAGATGGTGTCAGAAGATAGAGCGAAAGTAAAGGTATTAAGAACAAACGATAAATGGTTTGGAGTAACTTACAAAGAAGATAAACAGTTAGTAGTAGACTCCATTCTTGAATTAATTGCACAGGGTAAATATCCTAATAAATTATTCAATTAG
- a CDS encoding ComF family protein, whose product MVWREILDAVYPKRCPICNEILVPKDRKICSICSEELPVLMEPRCKKCSKPVLAEEQEYCFDCVKKQHHYTRGFACFLYNEKLKKSLSEFKYHAKKEYAEFYVDYMVSNLGDWIYKTKAEVLIPIPLHKNKYKQRGFNQAQLLAEGLSKALSIPVDTKLLVRTMDTKPQKKLDNKERMKNLEKAFSVSTNVKKSEELFPYKRVILVDDIYTTGSTIEACTNVLQKAGCLEVFFVTVCIGNGF is encoded by the coding sequence ATGGTATGGAGAGAAATATTGGATGCTGTTTATCCAAAGCGATGTCCGATTTGTAATGAGATTTTAGTTCCGAAGGATCGAAAGATATGCAGTATTTGCAGTGAGGAGCTTCCTGTACTTATGGAACCTCGCTGCAAAAAATGCAGCAAACCTGTTTTAGCAGAAGAACAAGAATATTGTTTTGACTGTGTTAAGAAGCAGCATCATTATACGAGAGGATTTGCTTGTTTTCTTTACAATGAAAAATTAAAGAAATCTCTAAGTGAGTTTAAGTATCACGCAAAAAAAGAATATGCAGAGTTTTATGTAGACTACATGGTATCAAACCTTGGAGATTGGATATATAAAACGAAGGCAGAAGTGCTAATACCGATTCCTTTACATAAAAACAAATATAAGCAAAGAGGATTTAATCAGGCTCAGTTGTTGGCCGAAGGACTATCAAAGGCACTTTCTATTCCAGTGGATACCAAACTTCTGGTACGAACCATGGATACAAAACCACAAAAAAAGCTAGATAACAAAGAACGAATGAAAAATCTGGAGAAGGCATTCTCTGTTTCAACAAATGTCAAAAAGTCAGAGGAGTTGTTCCCATACAAACGTGTGATACTAGTTGATGATATCTACACGACAGGAAGTACAATTGAAGCGTGTACGAATGTATTACAAAAGGCTGGATGCCTTGAAGTATTCTTTGTTACGGTTTGTATAGGCAACGGATTCTGA
- a CDS encoding flagellar protein — protein MDVRNCRSCGKLFNYLSGVQFCPACMRELDKKFEVVKNYIYDNPKANIQEVAEVNEVTVQQLRQWVREERLAFSEDSLVGLECENCGTMIRTGRFCNLCKDKLVNTLGSAYKTDDPKGSKDYRDHAKMRFLDN, from the coding sequence ATGGACGTAAGAAATTGTAGAAGTTGTGGAAAATTATTTAATTATCTCAGTGGGGTTCAATTTTGTCCTGCTTGTATGCGTGAATTAGATAAAAAGTTCGAAGTCGTAAAAAACTACATATATGACAATCCTAAAGCAAACATTCAGGAAGTGGCGGAAGTAAATGAAGTAACTGTGCAACAACTTAGACAATGGGTTCGTGAGGAGAGACTTGCATTTTCGGAGGATTCTTTGGTAGGCCTAGAGTGCGAAAATTGTGGTACTATGATCCGCACCGGACGTTTTTGCAATTTGTGCAAAGATAAGTTAGTAAATACACTTGGAAGCGCATATAAAACAGACGATCCAAAGGGATCAAAAGATTATCGAGATCACGCTAAAATGCGTTTCTTAGATAACTAA
- a CDS encoding CvfB family protein produces MIQLGKIQTLTVAKTTDFGVYLADNDNSRKEDTILLPKNQVAAGTKIGDQLSVFVYKDSEDRPIATQTTPKLTLKEIAVLKVKEVTTIGAFLDWGIAKDLFLPFKEQTHPVIADEEVLVSLYIDKSKRLCATMKIYDMLQTDSPYGKDDKVTGIVYEIIPAFGAFVAVDNKYSALIPNKELHTKLNPGETVTARVTMVQADGKLDLSLREKTYLQLDSDAEIIYEKLTAAGGFLPFHDKSEPDAIKKEFNLSKNAFKRAIGRLMKDNKIKILEDGIQIV; encoded by the coding sequence ATGATTCAATTAGGAAAAATCCAAACACTTACCGTTGCTAAAACGACGGATTTTGGTGTTTATCTAGCAGACAACGATAATTCTAGAAAAGAAGATACCATTCTGCTACCAAAAAACCAAGTTGCAGCAGGAACAAAGATCGGAGATCAACTTTCTGTCTTTGTATATAAGGACTCAGAAGACCGTCCAATCGCAACACAAACTACTCCAAAGCTAACATTAAAAGAAATTGCCGTATTAAAAGTAAAAGAGGTTACCACGATTGGTGCCTTCTTAGATTGGGGAATTGCAAAAGATTTATTCTTACCATTTAAAGAACAGACTCATCCTGTTATAGCAGATGAAGAAGTTCTTGTAAGCCTTTATATTGATAAGAGTAAACGCCTTTGTGCAACCATGAAGATTTATGACATGTTGCAAACAGACTCACCTTATGGAAAGGATGATAAGGTTACTGGTATCGTTTATGAAATCATTCCTGCCTTTGGTGCATTTGTTGCAGTTGATAATAAATATTCAGCTCTTATCCCAAATAAGGAACTACACACGAAATTAAATCCAGGTGAAACGGTTACCGCACGTGTTACTATGGTACAAGCAGACGGTAAGCTTGACCTAAGTCTACGCGAAAAGACTTACTTACAGCTTGATTCCGATGCTGAGATAATCTATGAGAAGTTAACTGCTGCAGGTGGTTTCCTTCCATTCCATGACAAATCCGAACCAGATGCAATTAAGAAGGAATTTAACCTAAGCAAGAATGCATTCAAACGAGCTATTGGTCGTCTGATGAAAGATAATAAAATTAAGATTTTAGAGGATGGAATTCAAATAGTATAG
- a CDS encoding acyl-[acyl-carrier-protein] thioesterase, which yields MYSFDSRVRYSEVDHNKVMTASTIINYFQDCSNFQSDSLGVGIEELTKRSRVWIMSSWQLVINRYPTIGEQITIGTWPYKYNGIYGYRNFILYDEKKEVAAVANSIWVLMDTNLNRPVKITDEDYQAYRNEPAYPMEYADRKIRVPKELTSLTPFTVMPSFIDVLNHVNNAQYIRMATDYVDENFQITQMRADYRKSALLGDIIYPKISKTNDCITIVLSDKEGQPYVTVAFYGTTV from the coding sequence ATGTATAGTTTTGACAGCAGAGTAAGATACAGTGAGGTTGACCATAATAAAGTTATGACGGCGTCAACTATTATCAACTATTTTCAAGATTGCTCTAATTTTCAATCGGATTCTTTAGGTGTCGGTATCGAAGAATTAACAAAGCGATCTCGAGTATGGATTATGAGCTCTTGGCAACTAGTGATAAACCGCTATCCTACCATAGGTGAACAAATTACCATTGGGACATGGCCATATAAATATAATGGAATCTATGGATATCGTAATTTTATTCTTTATGATGAAAAAAAAGAAGTTGCTGCCGTGGCAAATTCAATTTGGGTGCTCATGGACACGAATCTAAATCGTCCGGTTAAGATTACAGATGAGGATTATCAGGCTTATCGAAATGAACCTGCTTATCCTATGGAGTATGCTGACCGTAAAATTAGGGTTCCAAAAGAATTAACTTCCCTAACTCCATTTACGGTAATGCCTTCTTTTATTGATGTATTAAATCATGTAAACAATGCTCAGTATATCCGAATGGCGACCGATTATGTCGATGAGAATTTCCAAATAACACAAATGAGAGCAGATTACCGAAAATCAGCCCTTTTGGGAGATATCATCTATCCCAAAATATCAAAAACGAACGATTGTATTACCATAGTTCTTTCCGATAAGGAAGGACAACCCTATGTAACCGTTGCCTTTTATGGCACTACAGTATAG
- a CDS encoding CPBP family intramembrane glutamic endopeptidase, with amino-acid sequence MNYVRKINIVFLFTITTIFISNFIPFRDFVSNEAFLLLISQAIIAGPSIVFLIVESRRQKRFSDGLEINYYSMGYGTGEDKKSIREQLCFHKVSLSNVIWLILFTICITPAINFVNAISRMFSVAAINDTMLNITQKNTYLFALFCVAFVPCVMEEIVYRGLFYQGYRRVNPLGAAFLSAFLFGILHGNLNQFCYAFVMGIVFAFVIEATDSILSTMIIHFIMNGWSITLVYAIPRLIEYLRNMANDAIARGDQGLADSITKLIGTDQVDFKQVLQESGNAVLSDTNFIDILRTYGLTALLGGVLAFLIYRKIAKNTGRYEYIKSLFSKNKEYRLEGNHSIPGDEYKGEGNHYISSDEYKGEGKVKARALFTLPLLIAIAICVFFLVINELTLQGIISM; translated from the coding sequence ATGAACTACGTTAGAAAAATAAATATAGTATTTTTATTTACCATAACTACTATATTTATATCAAACTTTATACCTTTTAGAGACTTCGTATCAAATGAAGCATTTTTACTATTAATATCTCAAGCAATCATAGCAGGACCTTCTATTGTATTTTTAATCGTAGAAAGTAGGAGACAAAAGAGATTCTCAGATGGGTTGGAGATAAATTATTATTCTATGGGATATGGAACCGGGGAAGATAAAAAAAGCATTCGCGAGCAACTTTGTTTTCACAAGGTATCGTTATCAAATGTGATATGGCTTATATTATTTACTATCTGTATTACACCAGCAATCAACTTTGTGAATGCCATATCACGTATGTTTTCAGTGGCAGCAATTAATGATACGATGTTAAATATAACTCAAAAAAATACTTATTTGTTTGCACTATTTTGTGTAGCTTTCGTACCTTGTGTAATGGAAGAGATCGTATATCGAGGTTTATTTTATCAGGGATATCGAAGAGTGAATCCACTTGGAGCTGCATTTTTATCAGCCTTCTTATTTGGTATCTTGCATGGTAACTTGAATCAGTTCTGCTATGCTTTTGTTATGGGAATTGTATTTGCATTTGTAATAGAAGCAACAGATTCTATTCTTTCGACGATGATAATTCACTTTATCATGAATGGTTGGTCGATTACCTTAGTTTATGCTATTCCAAGACTAATTGAATATTTAAGGAATATGGCAAATGATGCGATAGCACGTGGTGACCAAGGATTAGCAGATTCTATTACGAAATTGATAGGTACGGATCAAGTTGATTTTAAGCAAGTACTTCAAGAGAGTGGTAATGCAGTGTTATCGGATACGAATTTCATTGATATCTTAAGAACTTATGGTCTTACCGCTTTATTAGGTGGAGTATTAGCTTTTTTGATTTATCGTAAGATTGCAAAGAATACTGGAAGATATGAATATATTAAAAGTCTATTTTCAAAGAATAAGGAGTATAGATTAGAAGGAAATCATTCTATTCCTGGCGATGAGTATAAAGGCGAAGGAAATCACTATATTTCTAGTGATGAGTATAAAGGCGAAGGGAAAGTAAAAGCTAGAGCCTTATTTACTCTCCCTCTTTTGATTGCAATCGCAATCTGTGTCTTTTTCTTAGTAATAAATGAACTCACCCTTCAGGGAATCATTAGCATGTAA
- a CDS encoding YjfB family protein produces the protein MDIAALSMANSQANLMTQVNTAVLAMNLSSIKEMGENITKLMEQSVTPNLGQTIDVTC, from the coding sequence ATGGACATTGCTGCTTTATCCATGGCGAATAGCCAAGCAAATCTTATGACTCAGGTTAACACTGCTGTGTTAGCTATGAATCTAAGCTCCATAAAAGAGATGGGTGAAAACATCACAAAGTTAATGGAGCAATCCGTAACTCCAAACCTTGGGCAAACCATTGACGTTACATGCTAA